DNA from Zonotrichia leucophrys gambelii isolate GWCS_2022_RI chromosome 5, RI_Zleu_2.0, whole genome shotgun sequence:
TGGCGGAACCGAGTAAATGTAATTCTGTGGGCTCGGAGGGCGCAGGATCCAGCCTCGCCACTCCGTCTCTCCAGGCGTTACTGGGttcaaaaccaggaaggaaaGTAAGGCTCCGGGCCAAAATAGGGGAAAGGGCAGACTGAAAGGCGGGGGGAACTCTCCTGGAGAGAAAGGGATCCCCACAAGGCAGGACGACATCGGGTCCTCTGCAGCGCTGGTGTCCAGGCAAATGCTGTCCTGTCCTAGCGATTGAGCCAAGGCACGCCAGACGTTGACTTTTGGCTGGGGAATGACCCACGGCTCCGTAGGTGGCAGAAGGAGTCCGCAGGTCGTCAGCACCATCAACATCAGACAAGGGTTGGGAGCTAGCGTTGTCAATGCGGGGGCCATTTGGGGAGATgcaactgaaatgaaaagagagcCGTAAAAGTATATGGAATTCACAGAAATGGTTCCTCTCCAAACAAccaatttaaacaaaacataCGAGGGGTAACGATTGGAGCTGAGGGGGAATAGGAGGAAAGATGGTGCAAGAGGTcaaggggtggaggagaagctggaggagaGGGTTCTTCAGAAACAGGGGGAAgctcaggagaaaaggaagacgGTTGGTGGTGTTGCTTCCTCCGCCGACGCCAACACGCTTGCCGGACCTGTGGTACTGCCTCTGTCTTGGTCCTCTGCTTTGGGACGAAGGGCCTGACCCACTTAGACGGGACCCACTTGGGGCCTGAGGGAGTGGACACGCAAGCGTATCCCCTCCCCCAGGTCACCAGGTCAAAGGGGCCCTCCGTCCGCCAGGTCTCCGGATCCTTTACAAGAACCGGCGGCCTGgctttgggctgcagctgctggtgactgccgAAATGCCGGACCACTGGAGGATTTTGGCTGTCAAAAGAGCAATTTAGAAAATTGAGGTTGTACAGAGCTCTTGACAGCCGGATGTGGGGGGTCTCCACCTTCATTGCCGGTTGTTGTCGGGACANNNNNNNNNNNNNNNNNNNNNNNNNNNNNNNNNNNNNNNNNNNNNNNNNNNNNNNNNNNNNNNNNNNNNNNNNNNNNNNNNNNNNNNNNNNNNNNNNGGTACTGATCTCATTTGTGAGTGAAAAGCAACATAGACTTTATGAGTTTATGAATGACAAAGATTTGTCCTGAGCAGGATTTCTTTGATAAAATTCAGACACCAAGACATTTCAGTCTTATCAAATGGATATTATTTAAAAGTCACTGGAAAGAAGCAGGAACTTTAATGTGTCCTAAATACAGGTCAGGTAAATTCTGTGGTCCAGCTGCTTATGTGCCATACGGGGCACTTAAAATAATGACCCAAAGAGGGTCTTAAAATAATGAGGACTTAAAATTATGACCTAAAATATCTACAAAGAGAGTACTGAGGGTCAGGTGAGATGAACCTTCCCCAGTACCTCAGAGTCCTTCAGTTCTGCCAAGACATTCCAGGCAGGATTTTAGGAGGACATGGTTATCGTGTCCCGTGTTTCCCGCTCGTCTCTGTCATCTGCTGAGTCTTGGAAGGCCCTCTGGAATGCCAGCCTGAGGGTGAGCCGGAATTTCCGATCCCTGTAGCTTCCCACCAGGAAGTAAATGATGGGGTTGAGGGTGCTGTTGACGCAGGACAGCACAAAGCCAATTTCTGGGGAATACAGGAACTTGAGGCCCAGGAAGTCCAGGAGGATAAGGACACTGAGGGGCACGGCgaaaatgaggaagaagaggatggTGAGCATGATGACAGTGAAGAGCCGGCCCGTttggaagggctgggagctgcacttGACCCGCAGGAAGAGGATGAGGCTGAAGAGCAGCATGAGGGGCGCGCAGACGAGGAAATCCAAGGCTCCAATGGCGATGAGCAGGCGCTGGCAGGCCCTGGGAGAGGGGCGAACGGTGCACAGGACATATCCCAGAGTGttcaggagcagggacagggcccagAGCAGGCCGGACACCATGGCAGACAGGTGCTTTGGGCGGTGTGTCCGGCACCAGATGGGGGACAGCACGGACAGGCAGCGCTCAATGCTGATGGCCGTCAGCAGGTACAGGCCCGTGCCGTACATGAAGAGATCCAGGAAGAGGAAGATCCCAAACTGCACCCCCACGTTGAACTGCATCAGGTACTGCACGGTCTCCACGGCGATGCACAGCAGGTACCCGAAGTCAGCGGCCGCCAGGTTCAGGATGTAGACGGTGAAGTGGTTCCTGCGGATGCGGAAGCCCAGGTACCACAGGACCAGGCCATTCCCCACCATCCCACAGGCAGCACTCAGCAGGCAGAAGCTCTCCATGAACTTGAGGACAGTGTAGGATGGCTGGGGTGGTCCCACAGCCGCGCTGTAGTTGGTCCCAGGAGCATGGATGGCTGTGGTTGGAAGGACCATTGGTGTGGTTGAGGGTCTCATGATGGGTGATTCAGACCtaggagcagagagaggagaggtgGTAACTCCAGGGTGACTTTTCTAGAGGGGTTCCTTGGTTTGTTCCAAGGCTTTGTAGCTAGAACTTGATCTCATGgaacttcaaaataaaatggttTAGAAGGGACCAAGAGCCTGGAGTAACAGGATAAAGAGTGaaggcttcacactgacagagtgtggtgagggtggtgaagcttgtgagggtggtgaagctCTGGCACAGGTTTACtagagaaactgtgcctgcccCATCTGTGGAggtgtccaaagccaggctggagcaaactgggatagtggaaggtgtcatTGCCCATTTCCGGGGGTTGGAagtggatgatctttaaggtcccttccagcccaaaccactctggaATTCTGCGATTCCATGAAAACAATTGGTAGTTTTTTATATTAATGAGTGATTTCCGTTTTAATAAAGTGCCATTTGATGTGGTTCTCCTTGGTCCCATGTACAGTAACAAATAAACATCTTGGTttggcagagccctcagcttCTCCCTCAGAAACTGCAAGAACCACATGTAAGAAACCACAGATTATCTTGTCCTCACAGGACATGGGAGCTGTGGCTCTGATAACTTTTCCACACCACTCCATGAGTTAAGTTATTATTTCCTTCCCCGTGGTACTGAGATCTGATTGAGAATCTTGGGGGTGAAAAAAAGGGGTTTAACATCTTTTTTATGGTCTGATGAGAACAAATACAGTGGCTCTTCTGCTGTCTCCCAGCCAGCTGTTATTTTGGGCATGGAAGGCAGAGAAGTTAAAAAGAGGATAGGaacaaaaaatggggttttctGGGAAGATGTGAATCACTGAACCATGTAGCCAGCATGAATCCTCTGTTCTCTCTTTGCAGTGCAGCCGCACACATGGAGACAGACTTCCAAAAGCACCCAGAACATGACAGACTGAATCACTGCTGTtccatcccagcaccccaggCACACTGACCTCATGGACAGGGGGAAAAGAAGTGTGTGGTGCAGGGAATttcaaggccaagttggatggggcttggagcaacctgggctagtggaaggtgtccctgcccatggcagggggtgggactggatgggctttaaggtccctttcagccCAAATTATTTGAGGATTCTATGATTTACTTTAGGGTTGACTGAAACCAGGGAACttctggcactgcagagctggatggTCCCATCCTCAGCTCTTATAGCACCTTGAACACTTCTAGCATGAACActgtggagagcagccctgtggctgTTCCTCcctcacagcctgctccaggggTGGCCACAAATGATCACGTTTTTGCAGAAATTAGcagaaacagcctcaagttcTGTGCAGCTTTTCTGCTGTGAGAACAGAGGAAGGCCCGGTGGTTAAGTGGTTTCCTGGCTTCTGTACAACCAAATTTCCACTTGATCTGAAGAGAGTGTGAACATTTGAGTGTCACCTAAGTTCTGTCTCAGTCCACTGCAGCCTCCACAGGTGCATCTCTCTCCACTGGGGATTCAAGGGATGACAGGTGATAATTCCCAATGTTAAATGGCTTTGTGCCATTGATCATGTcatgaaatcatggaatggtttgggttgggagggatcttaaagctcatcttgtttcaacctcctgccacagccagggacaccttccacagaccaggttgctccaaatccctgccaacctggccttggacacttgcaggaataaggcagccacagctcctctgggcaacctgtgcctcatcactctcacagggaagaatttcctccCAAGACCTAATTCAAATCCACTGTTTTCCAGTTCAAAACAattcctgtcactccaggcccttctccaaagtccctctccagctgtctTGGAGCacctttaggcactggaaggtgctgtaTGTGCATAAAGACTGCCAGGAACAGAAATGGCTGCAATGGGTATTTGAGAAAACATCGATAGTTTTGCCTTCTGCTGCAATAGAAGTGATGAGATCCTTATCTTACTTCTGTAGACTGTGGAGAAGAGCACTGCAAAAGTCACTCATGGTTCTCATTTATTTATCATAGTCCCTTGGAAAGACTGAATTCCTGTTTCCAAGACACATTCAAGACATGATCCCACTTCCTTATGCAACTAATAAGTGAAAACTCTCCTCTCAGCAGCCTGAGTCCAGGTGATCTTTTCCTCCCTTGAGATTAAACATCCTCCATGTGATTTGCCTGCAAATCCTGCCTGTAGTTCCTGAGGCACAACAACCCTGACCTCACAAAGGTGTCTCAGACAGGGGACAGAAAGTTCTGCTGTTGTAATGCCAGGTCTCTGAGTAATGACTTTTTGTATTACAGAGGTGCATTTAGAGCAGTTCAAGAGCACATGTACAGGGACAAGAGTCCCTGGAATGAAGCTCTCCTTATATTGAAAATTATTATCATCAATTCCTGACCTAGAGCAAATTTCTGTACAGCAAAGGAAGTAAATTTTTgatcttttttcctccattgtttttgtttctccttccttccccaaagCCTGACAACCCATCAGAGTGCAACGTCAAAGACCCACATCAGAATTTCTCACCTTTTTTGCGTTCCTGGGAATTTCAGCGCCCGTGCCCGCCAATGTTGTCCCCTGGATGGTGTGACGTGGGGGGCAGCTCAAGTCCTTGTGtcatcctgcagtgctgggctgggcagcactgTTTAAAAAGCCATGGTGTTTTCAGCGTGACCCTCCAGGCAGCCAATCACTCATGGGGGAAATACCTCCCCTGTATGATCACTCAGATTTGAACcacttccccctcccctctttGCAGTGTCAcggaaacattatttttttactaCTTCTCCCTTCTTCAGCCATTCTTGCAAGAACTGTCCATACAGACTTTGCACTGGTGTTGTGTCCTACTTAAGGCCCTGAGATGCTCTGGTTTCACAGCCCCTGAACATGAGCTTTTAGTGCTGCTCAGGTAGagaaattttaagttttctcCCATAACATCTTTGGTGGAGGTTTCACAACCTCCCTCAGCACTTCTCATtccttcctgtccctgcccagttGTCACACACCCGCCACCACACTGGGACCTCCTCTGACCCagagcctctcccagcacagttCAGCACCTTATGGGATCTCTACTGCTTCATCCAACCTTGCCCCCAAGCTTTCCACCTCAGCAGTTCCAGATGCCCAAACCCTGCTTATGCTGCCCTCAGCATGGAGCTCTGGAGTCAGGAGCTCTTTCAGTGCACCTTCACACCCCACAGGCTTTCGGCACAGTCCTTCAACACCTCAGCCACTTCAGATTTCACAAAATCCCTCCAGCCCCATGCCTTTCACTTCCAGTTTCACAACTTCCCCCTGAACAGAGCTTCAGGTTCTTCCTCACTTTGTGTCTCCTAAGCAGACAGAACCCACCACCACCCACCCACAACATCCCAATCCTGTTCATGCACACTCCATGTCCATGAGCCACCCCAATCCAAAGGGTGTGGAAACAGAGAAAAGACCTTTCTCCTTTACTGACATCCTTACAGGGAACTATTTTGTCCCTTAGTCCCTTGGGCCAGGGAAATAAAGGGACAGGAGTGTGACACCACCCAAATTGTTGCCATTTGTGTCAGAGGGCACAGGAATGGGCAGATCCAGCTTAAATTTGCTTAGCAGGTCAGAAATGCATTTGTACATCTTCAGCTTGTGTTGTCATCTGTTCTTCCTCTTACTTTACCAAAGATTGTAAGactgtttttacttttttacccAATCCTATTTCCTATAGTGGTTACTGGCAACTCTCATTAACCTGGCCAGGACTCCAGGCTATGGCATAAAATGATATCTAAATTAAAAGACTCTTTTTATCCAGAGCATGATTTAATCTCCTCATTAATTTGaggttttccattttctctgaaTGGATTGCTGGCATTCCATGTTGGGAGACATTCAAAATGCCTTTGTTGTTATTGGACCATTCTGAATTTCAGTAAAtgtcagcaaaacaaacagagGGATGGGCAGTGGATGAAACTATTTATTGATGCACCTAAATCTCAAGCTGAAAATACTCAGTACACTTCAGAGCAGTGATGAGTTGGAATTGCAGTAATACACAAATTCATCAAATTCTGGtatggtttgagttggaagggactttaaaggtcatccagttccacccccagccatgggcagggacaccttccactatcccagagtGCTCCAAACTgtcctggaacacttccagggatggggcagccacagcttctctgggcaacctgtgccagggcctcagcaccctcacagagaagaatttatTCCCAATATCCTATCTAAATGCACCTTCTGTcatttaaagccatttcctcttCCTGATTAGGTGACTAGGTCCATTTCTTTGCAGAGGAAAGCCTGGAATGGCTCAACTCAGCTGACTTCCACAGATATACAAGAGCTGACTTCCTCCCCTCCCTTAGTTTCCCAATTTgtaaaataaggatttttttttaacttactCTACTTTACTAACCTTTGCTGAAACATTGCAAGCTCTTGCAAAAGGCCTTACTCCCTGGGCTACCAGTGATGAAATTTCATGGAAAATAGGACTTGGAGGGTCATCAAGAAGTGACCCAAGCCACTCTCTTCTCTACTTCTACTTACTACTAGAAACCTttcagattatttatttttttcatgaggGCTTGTGGAGCTTTATTGGGATACGCAGTGATTTAAAAATCCTCACAATTTTATTATTACTCACAGTGCCATAAAGCCTAAGCTGTGGATCTAAGGTTTGGGAAATACACAAAGCATGGATTAATGTCAGAGTCTGGGAATGTTAACTTGACCAGGCACATCACATGCTTGCCCAGTTTAATATTCAGCTAATCTACTGGCTGTTATTTCcaagaatcatggaattgttaaggttggagAAGTCCTCCAAGGCCATCAAGTCCAAGCACTCCCTAGCAGTGCCACCACTACTGtgtgtccctaagtgccacatccacaggttttaaatccctccagacTGATGGTGACTGCCCCACTGCTCTTGGTaaactgtgccagggctgcaccacCCTGtgagtgaagaaatttttcctaaaatccaatCTAAACTTCACCTGGAAGGATGGGAttaatttcttctccttcccatccctgagCATTCGCacctccctcctccagccccaagAGCCCTTGAGCTGGGAGATTTCCTTAGAGAGGGTGGAGTAGGTCTGTGTAAACAGGGAATTAAGCCCTGGAGGAGGGAGATTTCCTTGGAGAGGTTTGAGGGAAAAGTTACTTAAACAGTTTTTTTATCTCTGCttgctgggctgtgagtgcactCTTCAATGCCCATGCTCCCTCCAAGCAGCTCTAACATGGGCAGGAAAAGCCAGGATACACTTGGTGATAAAGGAAAGCAAGGAATTAAATGACGTGGGATTTAAAAAGGCACCTCATAAGCAAGTGTTAGAAGCTTTTCAGAAGCTGTTTTATGTTCTTTAAAACCTCTACCAGGAAAAGGAGATGTTGGGGACATAAAATCTTACAGCTCTTACACAAAAATTAGATCTCCAAGCACAGAGAAGGTAAGTTTTCCAGgatcttttccctttcctcttttctttccttttcctgagttcccttcctctttttcccccctgcccttcctcttgaaaaaggtgaaaatacaaaaagaaatttccCCTGAAATTGTCAACCATCTCTGGCTCTCTTTGGCTGTAACCATGTGCAGAACTGGTTTTGCAGTCCCAAATCAGGTTATTGAATTCTTCTTCAATTAATCACCTGAGATTTTAGGTGAAAACCCTTGCAAATAAGAGGATGGTGCAAttccttattatttttttttaattataacaATCCACattgtatttatttcatatCCCAACTGATTACACTATATCACGTACCTCTGGTCAGTGACTGAAAAGCTAATTTTAGAGGTAAGATCTCCCTTTTATCCCCTTTCTTGAGTATGTTTTACCTCCTGTCAGTAAAAGTGCAAGCACAGGAGAAGTCACAAACTTTCCCAACTTCCTCTTTAGGCTTCACTTTTTCAAGTTTgataattttggttttcctacatttcagcatttcctgtGGGTGCTTGATCAGCTTTTTGCCTCTACAGGAGTTTCTGATCTTgctctattttaaaattataaaataggAGACTGGATTAGATGGATCTAATCCCAAAGGGACCCAGTGGGTAGCAccccctgcccatggaagtgggattggaactagatggtctctaaggtcccttccaacccaaacgtTTCCAGGAATCTATGATTCTGTGGCTGTGTCTCATATAAGGCAAATTAAATATGTAGAGGGGGAAGAacaatgaaaaaacaaacaaaaaacaaaacaaatttaaaaagcacttCATAAATTTAATTCTAATCCTATGTATTTCTTAGAGAGAATGCACTTCTgataaagaattaatttttaagaatgaaaaacctgatgaataattttttctttatctttccaCATTTCCAGGCTCTGCACTGCACATTGCCCACTAAACTGGCATGGAAAACTCCAGCAGCATGAAGGAATTCATCCTCCTGAGCCTCTCAGATAACCAAGGGGCgcacaaaatttttattttgtggtgtTCCTGCTTTTCTACACACTCACAGTGGCAGGAAACCTCACAGTTCTCACTGTGACGAGCAGCAGGCGCCTGAACTCCCCCATGTACTTCTTCCTCTGCCACCTTTCCTTTGCAGGTGATTGTTACTCCTCTGTCACGGCTCCCCATATGATTTCTAGCTTCCTGGTGGAAAATAACACCATCTCCTTTGCAGGTTGCATAGGGCAGCTC
Protein-coding regions in this window:
- the LOC135449044 gene encoding proto-oncogene Mas-like → MRPSTTPMVLPTTAIHAPGTNYSAAVGPPQPSYTVLKFMESFCLLSAACGMVGNGLVLWYLGFRIRRNHFTVYILNLAAADFGYLLCIAVETVQYLMQFNVGVQFGIFLFLDLFMYGTGLYLLTAISIERCLSVLSPIWCRTHRPKHLSAMVSGLLWALSLLLNTLGYVLCTVRPSPRACQRLLIAIGALDFLVCAPLMLLFSLILFLRVKCSSQPFQTGRLFTVIMLTILFFLIFAVPLSVLILLDFLGLKFLYSPEIGFVLSCVNSTLNPIIYFLVGSYRDRKFRLTLRLAFQRAFQDSADDRDERETRDTITMSS